One genomic window of Monodelphis domestica isolate mMonDom1 chromosome 1, mMonDom1.pri, whole genome shotgun sequence includes the following:
- the LOC100617146 gene encoding olfactory receptor 11H4-like, producing the protein MNNSEAHTVTEFVLLGFPGDWEIQILLFSLFLIVYILTMIGNGAIICAVKWDQRLHTPMYILLGNFAFLEIWYITSTVPSMLENFLSETKTISFAGCFLQFYFFTSLGTTEAYFLCIMAYDRYLAICHPLHYPTKMTLQHCYTLISVCWMLGFLSYFLSTVQISQLTFCGPNIIDHFICDLDPLMALSCAPAPTTEILFYVISSLIIILTAIYLLGSYILLLRAVLRVPSAAGRRKAFSTCGSHLAVVCLFFGSLMIMYVSPTSDNSGEAQKIITLFYSVVTPFLNPLIYSLRNKEMKAALRKVIGISSE; encoded by the coding sequence ATGAACAATTCAGAAGCACACACTGTGACTGAATTTGTCCTCCTAGGCTTCCCTGGGGACTGGGAGATACAAATcttactcttttctttatttttgatagTCTATATCCTGACCATGATAGGAAATGGGGCCATCATCTGTGCAGTGAAGTGGGACCAAAGACTCCACACTCCCATGTATATCCTACTGGGGAATTTTGCCTTCCTAGAGATCTGGTATATCACCTCCACTGTTCCCAGCATGTTGGAAAACTTCCTCTCAGAGACCAAAACCATCTCCTTTGCTGGTTGCTTCCTCCAATTCTATTTCTTCACCTCTCTTGGTACAACTGAAGCCTACTTCTTATGCATCATGGCTTATGATCGTTATCTTGCCATCTGCCACCCATTGCATTACCCAACCAAAATGACCTTACAGCACTGTTACACTTTGATATCTGTGTGCTGGATGCTTGGCTTCCTAAGCTATTTTCTATCTACTGTACAGATCTCCCAGCTGACATTCTGTGGTCCCAACATCATTGATCACTTTATTTGTGACCTAGATCCACTCATGGCTCTATCATGTGCCCCTGCTCCTACCACTGAAATTCTGTTTTACGTCATAAGCTCCCTCATCATCATTCTCACTGCAATTTACCTCCTTGGATCATATATCCTGTTACTAAGAGCTGTGCTGCGAGTTCCCTCAGCAGCTGGTAGACGAAAAGCCTTCTCCACATGTGGATCTCATCTGGCTGTGGTCTGCCTCTTCTTTGGGAGTCTGATGATCATGTATGTGAGCCCAACATCTGACAACTCAGGAGAAGCACAGAAGATAATAACCCTGTTCTATTCAGTTGTGACACCATTTTTAAACCCCCTCATTTATAGCCTCCGAAATAAGGAGATGAAGGCTGCCCTGAGAAAAGTCATTGGGATATCTTCAGAATAG